The Sporomusa termitida genome has a window encoding:
- a CDS encoding acyl-CoA dehydrogenase family protein, which produces MSYPLTEEQQLIQQNAREFAQEYVEPAAAGIDSTGVYPAEIVQKMAEHDFLGIFMPGEYGGAEAGYLSYTLLVEEISRVSGAVAAILINHASLAAYAINRYGSAEQKQNYLPFLGNGQKLGAFALSEPGAAPGAGAQRVVAVKDGDSYILNGRKCYVANGGAAGIYIVFALTNPEAGAKGISAFIVDGKTAGLAVARTIGKMGLRGCPSAELSLENVRVPAANLLGPEGAGLTIALAAQAAASVAEAAMVIGIAQAAMEDAVKYGKQRIQFRRPIASFPAIQTMLAEMATNIHLARLAVYDAAKLIENEAAFTTEAAMIKLFAARIGQSALIDVIQIEGGYGYSQEMVVSRLYRDVKGAIIKESSVDFPEKAIVEALLA; this is translated from the coding sequence ATGAGTTATCCATTAACAGAAGAGCAACAACTGATTCAGCAGAATGCCCGGGAATTTGCGCAAGAGTACGTGGAACCGGCAGCAGCCGGGATTGACAGCACAGGCGTATATCCGGCAGAAATAGTGCAAAAAATGGCCGAACATGATTTCCTCGGCATTTTTATGCCCGGTGAGTATGGCGGGGCGGAGGCCGGCTATCTCAGCTATACCTTGCTGGTCGAGGAAATATCACGGGTGAGCGGTGCTGTGGCGGCTATCCTCATTAACCATGCCTCGCTGGCGGCCTATGCCATTAACAGGTATGGTTCGGCTGAACAGAAACAAAACTATTTGCCTTTTTTGGGCAACGGACAGAAACTGGGGGCTTTTGCCCTGAGTGAGCCGGGGGCGGCGCCGGGAGCGGGCGCGCAGCGGGTTGTGGCGGTTAAAGACGGCGACAGCTACATCCTGAATGGCCGTAAATGCTATGTTGCCAACGGTGGCGCCGCCGGTATTTATATTGTCTTTGCCCTGACCAACCCGGAAGCCGGGGCTAAGGGAATAAGTGCTTTTATTGTTGACGGCAAGACTGCCGGCCTGGCGGTAGCCAGGACTATCGGCAAAATGGGGCTCCGTGGCTGCCCGTCGGCCGAGTTAAGCCTGGAGAATGTCAGGGTTCCGGCCGCTAACCTGTTAGGGCCGGAAGGAGCTGGGCTGACAATTGCCCTGGCAGCCCAGGCTGCTGCCAGTGTGGCGGAAGCCGCCATGGTGATTGGTATTGCCCAGGCCGCCATGGAGGATGCCGTCAAATACGGCAAACAAAGAATCCAGTTCCGCCGCCCCATTGCCAGTTTTCCTGCCATTCAGACCATGCTGGCCGAGATGGCTACCAACATTCATTTGGCCCGGCTGGCAGTGTATGATGCAGCCAAGCTGATTGAAAATGAAGCAGCCTTTACGACGGAAGCGGCGATGATAAAACTGTTTGCCGCCCGGATCGGACAAAGCGCATTGATTGATGTGATTCAGATTGAAGGCGGTTATGGCTACAGCCAGGAAATGGTTGTATCCCGGCTGTACCGCGATGTTAAGGGCGCAATTATTAAGGAAAGCTCCGTCGATTTTCCCGAGAAAGCAATCGTCGAAGCTTTGCTTGCCTAA
- a CDS encoding acyl CoA:acetate/3-ketoacid CoA transferase, with product MSKVITADQAAALIPDGATVAATGFGLAAWAEEVAQAIEKRFVETGHPRNITLTHASAIGDWKERGTTRLGKEGLVKRWIGAHIGSSAGMSKLLAENKMEAYCLPQGVIVQLFREIAAKRPGLITKVGLGTFVDPRVDGAKMNSATTEDTIKVVEFEGEEWLFYKTFPINIAIIRGTTVDEHGNLTMEKEGVFMEALPLAQATKNSGGIVIVQAEYLAKAGSLHPKQVKVPGILVDHIVVATKPESCWQTEGLYFNPAFAGDIKVPLNSIPELPMDERKIIARRAALELAPNTIVNLGVGIPSDVAAIAAEENLTELLTLTTEAGGIGGVPASIPHFGHSYNGEAVVEHHAQFDYYDGGGIDVAFLGLAQTDKDGNVNVSKFKGRPMGCGGFINITQSSKKVVYCGSFTAGGLEVAVQDGKLAVLKEGKNKKFIDMVEQITFSGKYAQKVGQPVVYITERAVFILKNGQMTLTEIAPGIDLEKDVLALMDFKPVISPALKTMDSGIFAPKWGQLRQLVEAKTKG from the coding sequence ATGTCAAAAGTTATAACCGCCGATCAGGCTGCGGCTTTGATTCCCGACGGCGCAACCGTGGCTGCGACCGGGTTTGGTCTGGCCGCCTGGGCTGAAGAGGTTGCGCAGGCTATTGAAAAGAGATTTGTGGAAACCGGTCATCCCCGGAATATAACGCTGACCCATGCTTCGGCAATCGGTGACTGGAAAGAGCGGGGGACAACCCGCCTGGGGAAAGAGGGGCTTGTCAAGCGGTGGATCGGCGCGCATATCGGCTCATCGGCCGGAATGTCCAAACTGCTGGCGGAAAACAAGATGGAGGCGTACTGCCTGCCACAGGGGGTCATTGTGCAATTGTTCCGGGAAATCGCCGCTAAGCGGCCGGGCCTTATTACAAAAGTCGGCCTGGGAACGTTTGTTGATCCCCGGGTGGATGGCGCTAAAATGAACTCGGCAACAACGGAGGATACTATAAAAGTTGTGGAGTTTGAAGGCGAAGAGTGGCTCTTCTATAAGACTTTCCCTATTAATATAGCCATTATCAGAGGGACGACCGTTGATGAACATGGCAACCTGACGATGGAGAAAGAGGGCGTGTTTATGGAAGCGCTGCCCTTGGCCCAGGCAACCAAAAACTCCGGCGGTATTGTTATTGTGCAGGCTGAATATCTGGCTAAAGCCGGCTCCTTGCATCCCAAACAGGTAAAAGTCCCGGGTATCCTGGTTGATCATATTGTGGTAGCAACCAAACCGGAGAGCTGCTGGCAGACCGAAGGCCTGTACTTCAATCCTGCTTTTGCCGGTGATATCAAAGTGCCGTTAAACAGCATCCCTGAGCTGCCTATGGATGAACGGAAAATTATTGCCCGCCGGGCAGCCCTGGAATTAGCGCCTAATACCATTGTGAACTTAGGTGTGGGCATTCCCAGCGATGTTGCCGCGATTGCCGCGGAAGAGAACCTGACAGAGCTGCTGACTTTAACTACCGAAGCCGGCGGCATCGGCGGGGTTCCGGCCAGTATACCCCATTTCGGCCATTCTTATAATGGCGAGGCTGTAGTCGAGCACCATGCCCAATTTGACTATTACGACGGCGGCGGCATTGATGTGGCTTTCCTGGGGCTGGCGCAAACAGATAAAGACGGTAATGTAAATGTAAGCAAGTTCAAAGGCCGGCCGATGGGCTGCGGCGGTTTTATCAATATCACCCAGAGTTCCAAGAAAGTAGTGTATTGTGGTTCTTTTACCGCCGGCGGTCTGGAGGTTGCCGTCCAGGATGGCAAGCTGGCCGTTCTTAAGGAAGGCAAAAATAAAAAATTTATCGACATGGTTGAACAGATTACTTTTAGTGGCAAATATGCGCAAAAAGTCGGGCAGCCGGTGGTTTATATCACGGAACGGGCCGTATTTATCCTGAAAAATGGGCAAATGACCCTGACTGAAATTGCCCCCGGCATTGACCTGGAAAAGGACGTCCTGGCGCTTATGGACTTTAAACCTGTCATTTCGCCGGCTTTAAAAACGATGGACAGCGGGATTTTCGCGCCTAAATGGGGACAGCTTAGACAACTTGTCGAAGCCAAAACGAAAGGGTGA
- a CDS encoding S-layer homology domain-containing protein gives MEKMKNTKKWLAIVPLALLSVTMAGTPALTNTVQAAPVQSFGDVPAGHWAYEAVGKLAKAGLVDGYGDQSFKGDRTLSRYEFAFVVAKAMDKFEKADEDNQQLIDKLSVEFAAELNRLGARVAKVESKTNTWIAGETRVRYFGNDPKAPNTKKLHGSDNFDFRQRIKFQGTINEDISWMARLSASSKFGNYNNGSEGTNASFDLLAVTAKNVLGIDRVRIGRFPYDNFTHGLFGKAVGVDGIRIDEGFGKVTFTASVNNIKGNGTATNSSTGDSGDANTLTTAQLSGKASDTLGWKAGYYWSDVPGGSNSGGTGSLNTNIGSFTQSKGWAAGFDVKLGGVVLIGDYVATSLQGASNLPTSPKGWAVELSSATKQQPIFFSAKYLVDAKKAGDFGWSVAYRKLDAGAIPSGAGGFDAQAVGYPSDRYSTFVKGTDNIEGWFVALQNTVSKNVIWTIEGQDLKIKNTDLTGGVGKLGTTYMTKLEFFY, from the coding sequence ATGGAAAAAATGAAAAACACCAAAAAATGGCTGGCCATTGTACCCCTGGCGCTGCTGTCGGTTACGATGGCCGGCACCCCGGCATTGACCAATACGGTGCAGGCGGCCCCGGTGCAGTCCTTTGGCGATGTCCCTGCCGGCCACTGGGCCTATGAGGCTGTGGGCAAGCTGGCGAAAGCGGGCTTGGTTGACGGGTATGGCGATCAGTCCTTCAAAGGCGACAGGACCCTAAGCCGGTATGAGTTTGCCTTTGTTGTGGCTAAAGCGATGGATAAGTTCGAAAAAGCCGACGAGGATAATCAGCAGCTGATTGATAAGCTTTCGGTGGAATTTGCCGCCGAGCTGAACCGCCTGGGAGCCCGGGTGGCGAAAGTGGAGAGCAAGACCAACACCTGGATTGCCGGTGAGACCCGGGTCCGGTACTTCGGCAACGACCCTAAGGCCCCCAATACTAAGAAACTACATGGCTCCGACAACTTTGACTTCCGCCAGCGGATCAAATTCCAGGGCACGATCAACGAGGATATCTCATGGATGGCGCGGCTTTCCGCCAGCTCCAAGTTTGGCAATTATAATAACGGCAGTGAGGGCACCAATGCTTCCTTTGACCTGCTGGCGGTTACGGCGAAAAATGTCCTGGGGATAGACCGGGTCCGGATTGGCCGTTTCCCGTATGATAACTTTACCCATGGCCTGTTCGGCAAAGCGGTTGGTGTTGACGGCATCCGCATTGATGAGGGTTTCGGCAAGGTTACTTTTACCGCTTCGGTCAATAACATCAAAGGTAATGGCACCGCTACTAACAGCAGCACCGGTGACAGCGGTGATGCCAATACGCTGACTACCGCCCAGTTGTCCGGCAAGGCGAGTGATACGCTGGGCTGGAAAGCCGGCTATTATTGGTCTGATGTTCCCGGCGGCAGTAATTCTGGCGGGACAGGTTCATTAAACACCAATATCGGCTCCTTCACACAGTCTAAAGGCTGGGCCGCCGGCTTTGACGTAAAACTGGGCGGTGTGGTGCTGATTGGCGATTATGTGGCTACCAGCCTCCAGGGCGCAAGCAATCTTCCCACCTCGCCCAAAGGCTGGGCTGTTGAATTAAGCAGCGCGACCAAGCAGCAGCCCATCTTCTTCTCGGCCAAATACCTGGTCGACGCCAAAAAAGCAGGCGATTTTGGCTGGTCGGTCGCTTACCGCAAACTGGATGCCGGTGCCATTCCCTCCGGCGCCGGCGGTTTTGACGCCCAGGCCGTCGGTTATCCCAGCGACCGCTACTCGACCTTTGTCAAAGGTACCGATAATATCGAAGGCTGGTTTGTTGCCCTGCAAAACACGGTAAGCAAAAATGTAATCTGGACAATTGAGGGGCAGGACCTCAAAATCAAAAATACCGATTTGACCGGTGGCGTTGGGAAACTCGGCACAACCTATATGACTAAATTAGAGTTCTTCTATTAA
- a CDS encoding acyl-CoA dehydrogenase family protein: MVDMTLTPQQQQLQQVAREFTAEHIIPVAEEWDARGEFHEFILAEVKKAGLNCMAIPVEYGGPGYDAVTQAVVVEEWGYGCAAFATTLGGNGLSSYPLAIAGTEEQKKLYYGRLVAGGMGGFALTEPGAGSDAGACATTAKLEGNEWVLNGTKCFATTCGYADIMVIFASTDPGKGVKGLSAFIVEKEREGVIIGAVEHKMGIRSSNTVEIILKNVRIPQDHLLGKEGEGMKLAMKTLDMARPIVASMAVGIARRALEAALTYAKEFLDINGKPIGTHQAVAFKLADMATQVEAARQLVRNALRLKDAGVPYTKEAAMAKTYATDTAMRVTAEAVELMGHYGYSRDSFVEKLMRDAKVTQIYEGTNQVQRIVISGLLLNSK, from the coding sequence ATGGTTGATATGACACTTACCCCGCAGCAGCAGCAATTGCAGCAGGTGGCCAGGGAGTTTACGGCCGAGCATATTATCCCGGTCGCCGAGGAATGGGATGCCAGAGGGGAATTTCATGAATTTATTCTGGCTGAGGTTAAAAAGGCCGGCTTAAATTGTATGGCAATACCGGTAGAGTATGGTGGTCCCGGTTACGACGCCGTTACTCAGGCTGTTGTTGTTGAAGAATGGGGTTATGGCTGCGCCGCTTTTGCGACGACCCTGGGCGGTAACGGACTGAGTTCTTATCCGCTGGCCATTGCCGGCACGGAAGAGCAAAAGAAATTATATTACGGCCGGCTGGTGGCCGGCGGTATGGGCGGCTTTGCCCTAACTGAGCCGGGGGCGGGTTCCGATGCGGGTGCCTGCGCGACCACTGCCAAGCTGGAAGGTAATGAGTGGGTGCTGAACGGGACAAAATGCTTTGCCACTACTTGCGGCTATGCTGATATCATGGTTATATTTGCGTCCACCGATCCCGGCAAAGGGGTTAAAGGCCTTAGTGCGTTTATTGTGGAGAAAGAGCGCGAGGGGGTTATTATCGGGGCTGTTGAACACAAGATGGGTATCCGCAGCTCCAATACGGTGGAGATTATCCTCAAGAATGTGAGGATTCCGCAGGACCATCTGCTGGGTAAAGAAGGCGAAGGCATGAAGCTGGCCATGAAAACCCTGGATATGGCCAGACCGATTGTGGCTTCTATGGCGGTGGGGATTGCCCGCCGGGCTCTTGAGGCGGCCCTTACCTATGCTAAAGAATTCCTGGACATTAATGGCAAGCCTATCGGTACTCATCAGGCTGTTGCTTTTAAACTGGCCGATATGGCAACCCAGGTGGAGGCTGCCAGGCAGCTGGTCCGTAATGCCCTCCGGCTGAAGGATGCCGGCGTGCCCTATACCAAGGAAGCCGCCATGGCCAAGACTTACGCCACCGATACTGCGATGCGGGTGACCGCGGAAGCTGTGGAACTGATGGGACATTATGGCTATTCCCGCGATTCCTTTGTGGAAAAGCTGATGCGTGATGCCAAGGTTACTCAGATTTATGAAGGCACTAATCAGGTTCAGCGGATTGTTATATCCGGGCTGCTGCTCAATTCTAAATAA
- a CDS encoding FAD-dependent oxidoreductase has product MSADEKFDAVIIGAGPAGAACAYVLAKAGKSVLLVERGASAGSKNVTGGRLYTYALELVEPGLYQQAPLERKVVREQIMMLGQNSAVTMDYVDYSFGEGVPQSYSVLRAPFDEWFAGQAEEQGAMVAPGIVVDELIEADGKIVGIKAGDDEICATVVIAADGVNSLIAQKAGLRQDIAGHNVGVGAKEIIELPEKVIEDRFSLQAGEGAARVLIGCSGSVLGGGFLYTNKDSISLGVVLNPEDLARQHSKIHEILQTLKMHPAIYPLIKDGTTAEYGAHLVPEVGYHAMPKRLYRAGLVLVGDAAGLVVNSGTILRGIDLAIVSGVAAAQAILQQADESQIGPAYVQQLEQLSLMATMKLYANFHELMSNRRLISVYPAMANDLMKTLFAVDGGLPERMDKAMFKVLKKHVTIGQLIADGWKGFKAI; this is encoded by the coding sequence ATGTCAGCTGATGAAAAATTTGATGCGGTTATTATCGGCGCCGGTCCGGCCGGCGCTGCCTGCGCTTACGTATTAGCCAAAGCCGGTAAAAGTGTTTTACTGGTAGAGCGGGGCGCCAGCGCCGGCAGCAAAAATGTTACCGGCGGTCGTCTGTATACCTATGCACTGGAACTGGTTGAGCCTGGGTTGTATCAGCAGGCGCCACTGGAACGGAAAGTGGTCAGGGAGCAAATCATGATGCTGGGGCAAAACAGTGCGGTGACCATGGATTATGTTGATTATAGCTTCGGCGAGGGGGTTCCCCAGTCTTACTCGGTGCTGCGGGCTCCTTTTGACGAATGGTTCGCCGGCCAGGCCGAAGAGCAGGGGGCCATGGTGGCGCCCGGCATTGTCGTCGATGAGCTAATTGAAGCTGACGGCAAAATTGTCGGCATTAAGGCCGGTGATGATGAAATCTGCGCAACCGTTGTTATTGCGGCCGACGGAGTGAATTCCCTTATTGCCCAGAAGGCCGGTTTACGGCAGGATATCGCCGGTCATAACGTAGGTGTTGGGGCGAAAGAAATCATCGAGCTGCCGGAAAAAGTGATTGAAGACAGATTCAGCCTGCAGGCGGGCGAAGGTGCGGCCCGGGTACTGATCGGTTGTTCTGGCAGTGTGCTCGGTGGTGGCTTTCTTTATACCAATAAAGACAGTATTTCTTTGGGGGTGGTGCTAAACCCGGAAGACCTGGCCAGACAACACAGCAAGATTCATGAGATTCTCCAGACTCTAAAAATGCATCCCGCAATCTATCCGTTGATCAAAGACGGCACAACGGCAGAGTATGGGGCCCATCTTGTGCCGGAGGTGGGTTATCATGCCATGCCGAAGCGGCTGTATCGGGCTGGGCTGGTGCTGGTTGGCGATGCTGCCGGCCTGGTCGTAAACAGCGGGACGATTCTGCGCGGCATTGACCTGGCTATTGTCAGCGGTGTTGCTGCGGCGCAGGCCATTCTCCAGCAGGCGGATGAGAGTCAGATTGGTCCGGCTTATGTTCAGCAGCTGGAGCAGCTTTCGCTAATGGCGACAATGAAGCTTTATGCCAATTTCCATGAGCTGATGAGCAACCGGCGGCTGATATCCGTGTATCCGGCCATGGCCAATGACCTGATGAAAACATTGTTTGCTGTTGACGGCGGCTTGCCTGAGCGCATGGATAAGGCTATGTTCAAGGTATTGAAAAAGCATGTAACAATTGGCCAGCTCATTGCTGACGGCTGGAAGGGGTTTAAAGCAATATGA
- a CDS encoding electron transfer flavoprotein subunit beta/FixA family protein, producing the protein MQKLLVCYKWVLDEQDIKITGDLSLDTSKAKYKISDYDKNAIEAGALLAEQHGVAVEALTFGNAAVKQSLKDALSRGLDKVFWIGDAAAEQADAFVTANVLAAAIKKAGQFALILCGEGSADAYSQQTASRLAVLLGIPAITFVQQLSITDGKVTAIRKLGDCTEAVTVTGPAVISVLPEINKPRIPGLKQVMGAAKKPAAEWKLNDLGLAAGDLTPKVRKLSVQGYVMDRKKVIFKEADQADNVAKLVASLAQEGLC; encoded by the coding sequence ATGCAAAAGCTTCTTGTCTGCTACAAGTGGGTATTAGACGAACAAGACATTAAAATTACCGGGGATTTGTCCCTCGACACCAGCAAGGCCAAGTACAAAATCAGCGATTATGACAAAAATGCAATCGAAGCGGGCGCACTCTTGGCAGAACAGCACGGAGTCGCCGTTGAAGCCCTCACTTTTGGGAATGCTGCGGTAAAGCAGTCGCTGAAGGATGCATTGTCCCGGGGTTTGGACAAAGTGTTCTGGATTGGCGATGCGGCGGCAGAACAGGCAGATGCTTTTGTGACCGCCAACGTATTGGCAGCCGCTATCAAAAAAGCCGGACAATTTGCTCTTATTCTTTGCGGAGAAGGCAGCGCCGATGCTTACAGCCAGCAGACAGCCTCCCGGCTGGCGGTTTTACTTGGCATACCGGCCATTACCTTTGTTCAGCAGTTAAGCATCACTGACGGCAAGGTTACGGCTATCCGTAAACTGGGCGATTGCACGGAAGCGGTGACAGTTACCGGCCCGGCAGTGATCAGTGTTTTGCCGGAAATCAACAAACCACGGATACCGGGCCTTAAACAGGTTATGGGGGCTGCTAAGAAACCTGCGGCAGAATGGAAGCTGAATGACCTGGGGCTTGCTGCCGGCGACCTGACGCCGAAGGTGCGCAAATTGTCGGTACAAGGTTATGTTATGGACCGGAAAAAGGTCATCTTCAAGGAAGCTGATCAGGCCGATAATGTTGCCAAATTAGTTGCCAGCCTTGCCCAAGAGGGCCTGTGCTAG
- a CDS encoding MFS transporter: MENKQQFYGWRLVGALWFLYLLNMGFPLYGGAVINTYMLKEITMERSVYGMGFTLLNFFVGVPSIMVAAAIGKWGVRSTFGIGSALILIGTLWMAFFASQPWHYLVGFGVIIGSGIGFGTIVPLSTAVTRWFKKYRGRAMAMTLTASGFAGFLGAPLMNKVLAANGGDWRQAWLIVAGIAIAAAVVAFLTVKERPEDLGQLVDGIEEQAGAQAGPVNSLATKFNWTPGEAYGTRSFWMIVVGSFACQFPFFFFTAHWILHLRGLGINPADAAWAMGLFTMGGIGGRLIGGWLMDKMPARFAFMMGICCYFAGSFLAINVTAGSLMVAFAAAILYGAGFGWTFVCLNTMVGNYFGPVAFPKVNGMMLLLSALACSPAGLVGGKLFDMFKSYTPAFYLNVAICIVGICALFFATMPQKRTADSTIKA; the protein is encoded by the coding sequence ATGGAAAACAAGCAACAGTTTTATGGCTGGAGACTAGTAGGGGCATTATGGTTCCTGTATCTGTTAAACATGGGTTTTCCTCTGTACGGTGGGGCAGTTATTAATACATATATGTTAAAAGAGATTACCATGGAACGCAGTGTCTATGGCATGGGCTTTACCTTATTGAACTTTTTCGTCGGTGTTCCTTCCATTATGGTGGCTGCCGCCATTGGCAAATGGGGTGTCCGGTCAACCTTTGGCATTGGCTCGGCATTGATTCTGATCGGGACATTGTGGATGGCTTTTTTTGCCTCCCAGCCCTGGCATTATCTGGTCGGCTTCGGTGTAATCATTGGTTCCGGCATTGGTTTTGGCACCATTGTGCCGTTATCAACGGCAGTAACCCGCTGGTTTAAAAAATATCGCGGCCGGGCGATGGCTATGACTTTAACCGCGTCAGGCTTTGCCGGTTTCCTGGGGGCGCCGCTGATGAACAAGGTGCTTGCCGCCAACGGCGGCGACTGGCGCCAGGCCTGGCTGATTGTTGCCGGCATCGCTATTGCGGCGGCGGTTGTTGCCTTTTTAACAGTTAAAGAAAGACCGGAGGACCTGGGGCAGCTGGTTGACGGCATTGAGGAACAGGCCGGGGCTCAGGCCGGGCCTGTCAATTCCCTGGCTACCAAGTTTAACTGGACTCCCGGTGAAGCTTATGGCACCCGCTCTTTCTGGATGATTGTTGTTGGTTCCTTCGCCTGCCAGTTTCCCTTCTTCTTTTTTACCGCTCACTGGATCCTGCACTTACGGGGTCTGGGCATTAACCCGGCTGATGCCGCCTGGGCCATGGGCCTCTTTACTATGGGTGGTATCGGCGGCCGCCTGATCGGCGGCTGGCTAATGGACAAAATGCCGGCCCGCTTTGCCTTTATGATGGGCATTTGCTGCTACTTTGCGGGCTCTTTCCTGGCAATCAATGTTACCGCCGGTTCGCTGATGGTGGCTTTTGCGGCCGCTATCCTGTACGGTGCCGGCTTTGGCTGGACCTTTGTCTGCTTAAACACTATGGTCGGCAACTATTTCGGACCGGTTGCCTTCCCCAAAGTCAATGGCATGATGCTGCTGCTATCAGCCCTTGCCTGCTCACCGGCCGGGCTGGTCGGCGGGAAGCTGTTCGATATGTTTAAGAGCTATACACCCGCTTTTTATTTAAATGTCGCTATCTGCATCGTGGGGATATGTGCCTTGTTCTTTGCCACCATGCCGCAGAAAAGAACTGCTGATTCAACAATCAAAGCATAA
- a CDS encoding electron transfer flavoprotein subunit alpha/FixB family protein, whose protein sequence is MPGIWIYSEDSAVARQLLTAGLELKTSMNQAVGVLTPNSEDAQSFVAAGADKVYVVRGSNPWPESYAGAVADILGREEAAVVLAGGTLRGKDLAAKVAAAMQAGLVTDAATITYANGNIETSRLIYGGLAVCTEAVALPAFVTIPPRTFAEAPAQGNGAGEVVTVEAANEDERISVTNVCPIVRQGTDIAGASRVVCVGRGLNKQEDLSLAAALAAAVGAEIGCTRGISEDYHWLPNDRYIGISGQKVKPELYIGMGISGQVQHVVGVRDAKVIVAIDTNEKSLLFEAADYGIVGDLYEVVPLLTKALQK, encoded by the coding sequence ATGCCGGGAATTTGGATTTATTCAGAAGATAGCGCAGTTGCCAGACAACTCCTGACCGCCGGTCTCGAACTTAAAACCAGTATGAATCAGGCTGTTGGTGTACTTACGCCCAACAGTGAGGATGCACAGTCCTTTGTTGCCGCCGGTGCTGACAAAGTTTATGTAGTAAGGGGCAGCAACCCCTGGCCTGAGAGCTATGCCGGTGCTGTAGCCGATATTCTGGGCCGGGAGGAGGCAGCCGTTGTTCTGGCAGGCGGAACCCTGCGGGGCAAAGATCTTGCCGCCAAAGTGGCGGCCGCTATGCAGGCCGGCCTTGTTACCGATGCTGCAACTATAACTTACGCCAATGGCAATATTGAAACAAGCCGTTTAATCTATGGTGGCCTGGCTGTCTGCACAGAAGCGGTGGCGCTGCCGGCATTTGTCACCATCCCGCCCCGGACGTTCGCGGAAGCGCCGGCGCAGGGGAACGGGGCCGGCGAGGTGGTGACTGTTGAGGCGGCTAATGAGGATGAGCGAATCTCCGTTACTAACGTCTGCCCCATTGTCCGTCAGGGGACGGATATTGCCGGCGCCAGCCGCGTGGTTTGTGTGGGGCGGGGCTTAAACAAGCAAGAGGACCTGTCCCTGGCGGCAGCGCTGGCAGCGGCCGTGGGGGCTGAAATTGGCTGCACCCGCGGTATTTCCGAGGATTATCACTGGCTGCCCAATGACCGGTATATCGGTATTTCCGGTCAGAAGGTTAAACCCGAACTCTACATCGGTATGGGAATTTCCGGCCAGGTGCAGCATGTGGTAGGGGTTAGGGACGCCAAGGTTATTGTGGCGATAGATACCAATGAAAAATCCCTGCTATTTGAAGCCGCTGACTATGGGATTGTGGGCGATCTGTACGAAGTGGTGCCCTTATTGACCAAAGCGCTGCAAAAATAG
- a CDS encoding ferredoxin family protein: protein MTVKKLSPEELLGLNKFVVDEEEPHIVLDKTVCARCQEKPCLYVCPAVLYTLKEGEMNFDYAGCLECGTCRVVCKDKGIIKWTYPRGTFGIAFRYG, encoded by the coding sequence ATGACTGTAAAAAAACTTTCGCCGGAAGAGCTGCTGGGATTAAACAAATTCGTTGTTGATGAAGAAGAACCGCACATTGTTCTTGATAAGACGGTTTGTGCCCGGTGTCAGGAAAAGCCTTGCCTGTATGTTTGTCCGGCAGTGCTTTACACCCTGAAAGAGGGCGAAATGAATTTTGACTATGCAGGCTGTCTGGAATGCGGAACTTGCCGGGTTGTCTGTAAAGACAAGGGGATTATTAAATGGACTTATCCACGCGGTACCTTTGGGATTGCCTTTCGCTACGGTTAA